A window from Littorina saxatilis isolate snail1 linkage group LG9, US_GU_Lsax_2.0, whole genome shotgun sequence encodes these proteins:
- the LOC138976873 gene encoding ubiquitin recognition factor in ER-associated degradation protein 1-like, whose protein sequence is MFGFGHMFPEMPVGRTFSTTYRCYSVTMLGDREDVERGGKIIMPPSALDQLTRLNIQYPMLFKLTNKQTKRETHCGVLEFVADEGRIYIPYWMMRNLLLDEGGLVQVENMSLSVATFAKFQPQAPDFLDITNPKAVLENALRNFACLSQGDVVAIKYNDKVYELCVLETKPGKAVSIIECDMNVDFAAPVGYQEPERQGRPQEGSSQVDGQAMETEDDEDDSFRPFIGQGNRLDGKKKGTESNPQAQAGAQQRRGIPNYNHKRGTITFIRTSRPVANGNTEEDGDKAFEAFSGMGQSLRRKNRK, encoded by the exons ATG TTTGGTTTTGGACACATGTTCCCAGAGATGCCAGTGGGGCGGACGTTCTCCACGACGTACCGCTGTTACAGCGTCACGATGCTGGGGGACAGGGAGGACGTGGAGCGGGGAGGAAAAA TCATCATGCCTCCATCTGCTTTGGATCAACTGA CCCGCCTCAACATCCAGTACCCCATGCTGTTCAAGCTGACCAACAAGCAGACCAAGCGTGAAACACACTGCGGTGTGCTGGAGTTTGTGGCTGACGAGGGCCGCATCTACATCCCATACTGG atGATGCGTAACCTGTTGCTGGACGAGGGGGGACTGGTACAGGTGGAGAACATGTCGTTGTCCGTGGCAACCTTCGCCAAGTTCCAGCCACAGGCACCCGACTTCCTCGACATCACAAACCCCAAGGCTGT CCTGGAGAACGCCCTGCGTAACTTTGCCTGCCTGAGTCAAGGGGACGTGGTGGCCATCAAGTACAACGACAAG GTATACGAGCTGTGCGTGCTGGAAACAAAACCTGGAAAAGCCGTCTCCATCATCGAGTGTGACATGAAC GTAGATTTTGCAGCGCCAGTGGGCTATCAGGAACCCGAGCGGCAAGGCAGGCCCCAGGAAGGCTCTTCTCAAGTCGATGGACAG GCAATGGAAACAGAGGATGACGAGGACGACTCATTCAGG CCGTTCATCGGTCAAGGCAACCGGCTGGACGGCAAGAAGAAGGGCACGGAGAGCAACCCACAGGCACAAGCCGGTGCACAGCAGCGCAG GGGAATACCAAACTACAACCACAAGCGAGGTACCATCACCTTTATCCGAACCAGCCGCCCGGTTGCTAATGGCAACACCGAG GAAGATGGAGATAAAGCATTTGAGGCCTTCTCCGGCATGGGACAGTCTCTTCGTCGGAAAAACCGGAAATGA
- the LOC138976874 gene encoding MIF-like protein mif-2, with translation MPMLFFNTNLKDKDIPADFERKLCEKVGEVLNKPIERITLTINCGLRQMRAGTPDPMVSLEIHSIDVFDKERNPTYSPPLLTFISESLKLPQKRVVILYHDLLAANVGQNTS, from the exons ATGCCGATGCTCTTCTTCAATACCAACTTGAAAGACAAAGACATCCCAGCGGATTTTGAGCGCAAACTTTGTGAAAAAGTCGGAGAGGTTTTGAACAAACCCATTGAG AGAATCACGCTGACGATCAACTGCGGGCTGCGTCAGATGCGAGCGGGAACCCCCGACCCCATGGTCAGCCTTGAAATTCACTCCATCGATGTCTTCGACAAGGAGAGGAACCCCACGTACTCCCCGCCTCTCCTCACCTTCATCTCCGAGTCACTCAAGTTGCCGCAGAAAAG AGTGGTGATCCTCTATCATGACCTGCTGGCCGCTAATGTGGGACAAAACACCAGCTGA